A portion of the Babylonia areolata isolate BAREFJ2019XMU chromosome 16, ASM4173473v1, whole genome shotgun sequence genome contains these proteins:
- the LOC143290904 gene encoding kielin/chordin-like protein, with product MERPHRSDYRLFKFFLILVSRLCVFQCHDDDTGIASTLTQRLNDLRMANFPILHSFAADDREPDRLCKTWIGTVVSEKSRWEEDHCRQCECHPVLGTVCSYPTCDKGFLPYLDSNCEEWSSDNCCCLRTSCLHEGVRYAADDWFLLTSSDPCTVCKCDPSDGLPQCFEMTCPETECVNPTRTPGECCPLCMGGRNCTLPSLSVPEGDVITDASPIGESTSRVVKLVSDSSQAWNCTCLVAGTEAHCVSLESRSSA from the exons ATGGAACGACCACATCGTAGCGATTACCGTCTCTTCAAATTCTTCCTTATCCTCGTCTCTCGCCTGTGCGTTTTCCAATGCCACGATGACGACACCGGAATTGCCTCCACACTCACCCAGCGGCTGAACGATCTGCGAATGGCCAACTTCCCGATTTTGCACAGCTTCGCTGCGGATGATCGTGAGCCTGACAGGTTGTGCAAAACGTGGATCGGAACCGTGGTGAGCGAAAAGAGCCGATGGGAGGAGGACCATTGTCGACAGTGTGAGTGTCACCCTGTGCTTGGCACTGTGTGTAGCTACCCCACGTGTGACAAGGGCTTTCTACCCTACCTCGACTCCAACTGCGAAGAG TGGTCCTCAGACAACTGTTGTTGCTTGCGCACCTCTTGCCTGCACGAGGGCGTGCGCTACGCCGCCGATGATTGGTTCCTATTGACCTCGTCCGACCCTTGCACCGTATGTAAATGTGACCCCTCGGACGGATTACCGCAGTGTTTTGAGATGACGTGTCCAGAGACTGAGTGTGTCAACCCTACGAGGACGCCTGGAGAGTGCTGTCCCTTGTGTATGGGAG GTCGCAATTGCACACTGCCCTCCTTAAGTGTCCCGGAGGGTGACGTCATCACCGACGCGTCACCTATCGGCGAGTCTACGTCACGGGTGGTGAAGTTGGTCAGTGACAGCAGTCAGGCTTGGAACTGCACTTGTCTT GTCGCTGGAACTGAGGCTCACTGCGTTTCTCTGGAGTCGAGGTCTTCAGCGTGA